The window ATCATCTTCGACTCCTCGATCAAGCTCCTGCGTGCCGTGGGCATCGAGCCCATGATCCTGGACCGGTCCTTCATGAAGTGCTGCGGGCACGACCAGCTCTGGCAGGGCAAGGTCGACGTCTTCGAGCGGATGCGCGACTACAACACGAAGATCATCAAGATGCTCGGGGTGAAGACCCTCGTGACCTCGTGCGCGGAAGGCTACCGGACCCTGAAGCTGGACTACCGGCTGCCCGAGGAGGGAATCCGGGTCGTCCACATCACCCAGATTCTCTACGAACGCGGCCTCCGCGTCCCGCCCCAGGGCGAGGCCGCCAAGAAGATCCGCGTCGCCTACCAGGACCCCTGCCGCTCGTGCCGCCAGATGCCCGTGGGTCCCGTGTACGAGGAGCCTCGGGAGCTGATCAAGCGCGTGGACAACGCGGAGCTCGTCGAGCTGAAGACGTTCCGCGCGGACGCCCAGTGCTGCGGGGTCGCCCAGATGATGTACTGCAACGACAAGACGAAGGGTCTGACCCGCAAGCGCATGGACGAGGCGGACGAAGTGGATGCGGACTACCTCCTGACCGCGTGTCCCAAGTGCCTGACCCACTTCGGCTGCCTGCACCACGAGAACAAGTGGAAGCCCGGCGAGGAGCGCCAGGACTACCGGGTCATGGACATCACCCAGTTCCTCGCGGAGCGGTTGCCCGGCGACTACCCGAGCGGGAGCAATCTCGACGCGAGGCGCAAGGAGCCCCCGCTCCCGGGACGGAAAGGAGGCTGGTGATGGCATCCCCGGCCGCGCCCGCGGCCCCGGCGCCTGCGGCGCCGCCCCGACCCGCTACGCCGCCTCCCTTGGCTCCGGTCCCTCCGCCTGCGCCCGCGGATCCCCTCGTCGCATACTACCGCAAGGTCCGGCAGATGAACTG is drawn from Thermoplasmata archaeon and contains these coding sequences:
- a CDS encoding (Fe-S)-binding protein, encoding MMTSEETEVGPGRTIPHPILFRVLDSEAEDTTVPEIKVEHKSEFAYYPGCVDYYDMEMQFSHVNYGDTNHGIIFDSSIKLLRAVGIEPMILDRSFMKCCGHDQLWQGKVDVFERMRDYNTKIIKMLGVKTLVTSCAEGYRTLKLDYRLPEEGIRVVHITQILYERGLRVPPQGEAAKKIRVAYQDPCRSCRQMPVGPVYEEPRELIKRVDNAELVELKTFRADAQCCGVAQMMYCNDKTKGLTRKRMDEADEVDADYLLTACPKCLTHFGCLHHENKWKPGEERQDYRVMDITQFLAERLPGDYPSGSNLDARRKEPPLPGRKGGW